One Bemisia tabaci chromosome 7, PGI_BMITA_v3 DNA window includes the following coding sequences:
- the LOC109035323 gene encoding MFS-type transporter SLC18B1: protein MGQDQKFTPRQWVTLFVISCVHFFSAICISLQAPFYPGEAEKKGATASEYGLVFGVFELVSFLSSPLYGKYIHIFGARCMLSLGILIMSISSILFGLLDLVMSHNWFISLSFLVRIIESLGATAALIAAFSLTAACFPDSVATTFATLEVFYGLGYIFGPTLGSLLFDIGGFQLPFIMLGIVTSVVGITIYLVLPTYVEEDNMRSNKITLWSMLRIPAVFLDSVSITAVSISIGFYAATLEPHIREFNLAPVHVGLIFIISGGTYAVIAPLVGRICDKLIDPKKCIIVGCLLIVISFSLVGPAPYLQVPKTLTFCIIGLVIHGFGLAAIMVPTFVDAIRSAVEAGFADDITTFGVLSGLWSSAFSLGAFVGPSVAGILYDLVGFSNGTLFVIAIHSTLFIVMIAFVWTRDSRRRKFIKLKLYYDEPSTSSEEELTLESESLNAKKSSCINLVAQWNHENKCAVSANGSLKNMNGYGSIIKVHNGNVSVM, encoded by the exons ATGGGCCAGGATCAGAAGTTCACACCCCGCCAGTGGGTCACTCTCTTCGTTATCAGTTGTGTCCATTTCTTCAGTGCTATCTGTATATCTTTACAAGCACCTTTTTATCCTGGAGAG GCTGAAAAGAAGGGAGCTACAGCCTCCGAGTATGGATTAGTTTTTGGTGTCTTTGAATTAGTATCCTTCTTATCAAGTCCACTGTATGGAAAATat attcaTATCTTTGGTGCAAGATGTATGTTGAGCTTAGGTATTCTTATTATGTCCATATCTTCCATATTATTTGG CCTCCTTGATCTCGTCATGAGCCATAACTGGTTCATTAGTCTATCATTTCTAGTTCGTATAATAGAATCATTGGGTGCAACAGCAGCTCTCATTGCAGCATTCTCTCTAACTGCAGCATGTTTCCCAGACTCCGTTGCAACAACATTTGCGACCCTAGAAGTTTTCTACGGTCTGGGCTATATTTTTGGACCAACCCTTGGCAGTCTTCTGTTTGAC ATCGGTGGATTTCAGTTGCCGTTTATCATGTTGGGAATTGTGACCTCAGTTGTTGGAATTACCATCTACCTTGTGTTACCCACTTATGTTGAGGAGGATAATATGCGGTCTAACAAGA ttaccCTATGGTCCATGTTGAGAATACCTGCCGTTTTTCTAGATTCTGTCAGTATAACAGCAGTTTCAATCAGTATTGGTTTTTATGCTGCAACCCTTGAACCACACATCCGAGAG TTCAACCTTGCACCTGTCCATGTAggattaattttcataattagtGGTGGCACTTACGCTGTTATTGCTCCTCTTGTGGGTAGAATTTGTGATAAACTAATTGATCCAAAAAAATGCATCATAGTTGGCTGTTTACTCATTGTGATTAGTTTCTCTCTTGTTGGACCAGCCCCGTATCTTCAAGTGCCTAA aacATTAACTTTCTGCATCATCGGTTTAGTTATCCATGGTTTTGGACTCGCTGCCATAATGGTACCTACATTTGTTGACGCAATCCGTTCAGCTGT ggaggCAGGTTTTGCAGATGACATAACAACGTTCGGAGTACTCTCCGGGCTTTGGTCGTCTGCCTTTTCTCTCGGTGCTTTTGTCGGGCCTTCTGTGGCCGGAATTTTGTATGACCTTGTTGGTTTCAGCAATGGAACCTTATTTGTAATCGCCATTCATTCGACTTTG TTTATTGTTATGATTGCATTTGTTTGGACACGTGACTCTCGACGACGGAAGTTTATCAAACTCAAATTGTACTATGATGAACCTTCCACCAGCTCGGAAGAAGAACTGACTTTAGAAAGTGAATCCCTCAATGCTAAGAAGTCATCCTGTATCAATCTTGTTGCGCAATGGAACCACGAAAATAAGTGTGCTGTATCTGCAAATGGTAGTCTTAAGAATATGAATGGCTACGGATCGATAATAAAAGTTCATAATGGCAATGTGTCAGTCATGTAA